Proteins co-encoded in one Carassius gibelio isolate Cgi1373 ecotype wild population from Czech Republic chromosome A15, carGib1.2-hapl.c, whole genome shotgun sequence genomic window:
- the LOC128029399 gene encoding non-histone chromosomal protein HMG-14A has protein sequence MPKRSKANNDTEAAGPKRRSERLQGKPQTPKSEPKPKVKKAPAKGKKAKEVEKAKPEEKKVDKETEEKSVENGETKDEVDNDEAGGEEEEKDGAAK, from the exons ATGCCTAAAAGGAGCAAA GCTAACAATGACACCGAAGCAGCTGGG CCCAAGAGACGGTCCGAGAGACTTCAAGGT AAACCCCAAACACCAAAGTCTGAGCCCAAGCCAAAAGTGAAG AAGGCACCTGCAAAGGGCAAGAAGGCCAAGGAGGTAGAAAAGGCCAAACCTGAGGAGAAGAAAGTGGACAAAGAGACTGAGGAGAAATCTGTGGAGAACGGAGAGACCAAAGATGAG GTGGACAATGATGAAGCAGGAGgcgaggaggaagagaaagacgGAGCtgctaaataa
- the LOC128029398 gene encoding guided entry of tail-anchored proteins factor 1: MADGFNWFLVLSSVFLVNLIKTLLPSISSFLSKIFQKDADQEMEMRTEIQNMKMEMSTVNMMDEFARYARLERKINKMTDQLKTLVKSRTSQQAKMKWIVNIVFYILQAALMISLILKYYADPVTVVPSKWIAPLERLVAFPSGIAGGVGITCWLVVCNKVVAIILHAVS; the protein is encoded by the exons ATGGCTGACGGGTTTAACTGGTTCCTTGTACTGAGCTCGGTGTTTCTGGTCAACCTCATCAAAACATTGCTGCCGTCCATTTCTTCATTT CTGTCAAAGATCTTCCAGAAAGATGCTGATCAAGAGATGGAGATGCGGACGGAGATCCAAAACATGAAGATGGAGATGTCCACCGTCAATATGATGGACGAGTTTGCCAGATATGCTAGACTGGAACGCAAGATAAACAAGATGACCGATCAACTGAAGACTCttg tcaaatCAAGAACTTCACAGCAGGCAAAAATGAAGTGGATAGTAAATATTGTGTTTTACATTCTTCAG GCGGCCCTCATGATCTCGCTCATATTGAAGTATTATGCTGACCCGGTCACTGTGGTGCCCAGTAAATGGATTGCTCCACTGGAGAGACTAGTAGCCTTTCCTTCTGGAATTGCAG GTGGTGTTGGAATCACATGCTGGCTAGTTGTCTGCAACAAGGTTGTGGCCATCATTCTACATGCTGTCAGTTAA
- the LOC128029396 gene encoding adapter SH3BGRL-like isoform X6: MVIKVFLASSSGSTAIKKKQQDVVGFLEALKIDYAQLDIASNEDNRMWMRENVPGEKKPTNGIPLPPQIFNEEMYCGDYETFFEAKEDNTVFEFLGLTPPPGSKRKPAEEEEQEEGEEDRAEDELVSEDEEEELRELEEEEEQASEED; this comes from the exons ATGGTCATTAAAGTATTCCTGGCATCCTCATCGGGATCGACGGCG ATAAAAAAGAAACAGCAAGATGTTGTGGGCTTTCTTGAGGCACTTAAAATCGATTACGCACAGCTTGACATTGCTTCAAACGAGGACAACCGGATGTGGATGAGGGAAAACGTCCCTGGAGAAAAGAAGCCCACCAATGGCATTCCTCTTCCTCCACAGATTTTCAATGAGGAGATGTATTGTGGG GACTACGAGACATTCTTTGAAGCCAAAGAGGACAACACAGTCTTTGAATTTTTGGGACTGACACCTCCACCAGGATCTaag AGAAAACCAGCTGAGGAGGAAGAGCAG GAGGAAGGAGAAGAGGACAGG GCAGAAGATGAGCTGGTGTCTGAG GACGAGGAAGAAGAACTCAGGGAGCTTGAG gaggaagaggagcaagCCTCAGAG GAAGACTAG
- the LOC128029396 gene encoding adapter SH3BGRL-like isoform X7, whose protein sequence is MVIKVFLASSSGSTAIKKKQQDVVGFLEALKIDYAQLDIASNEDNRMWMRENVPGEKKPTNGIPLPPQIFNEEMYCGDYETFFEAKEDNTVFEFLGLTPPPGSKRKPAEEEEQEEGEEDRDEEEELRELEEEEEQASEED, encoded by the exons ATGGTCATTAAAGTATTCCTGGCATCCTCATCGGGATCGACGGCG ATAAAAAAGAAACAGCAAGATGTTGTGGGCTTTCTTGAGGCACTTAAAATCGATTACGCACAGCTTGACATTGCTTCAAACGAGGACAACCGGATGTGGATGAGGGAAAACGTCCCTGGAGAAAAGAAGCCCACCAATGGCATTCCTCTTCCTCCACAGATTTTCAATGAGGAGATGTATTGTGGG GACTACGAGACATTCTTTGAAGCCAAAGAGGACAACACAGTCTTTGAATTTTTGGGACTGACACCTCCACCAGGATCTaag AGAAAACCAGCTGAGGAGGAAGAGCAG GAGGAAGGAGAAGAGGACAGG GACGAGGAAGAAGAACTCAGGGAGCTTGAG gaggaagaggagcaagCCTCAGAG GAAGACTAG
- the LOC128029396 gene encoding SH3 domain-binding glutamic acid-rich protein-like isoform X9 — protein sequence MVIKVFLASSSGSTAIKKKQQDVVGFLEALKIDYAQLDIASNEDNRMWMRENVPGEKKPTNGIPLPPQIFNEEMYCGDYETFFEAKEDNTVFEFLGLTPPPGSKRKPAEEEEQEEGEEDRED from the exons ATGGTCATTAAAGTATTCCTGGCATCCTCATCGGGATCGACGGCG ATAAAAAAGAAACAGCAAGATGTTGTGGGCTTTCTTGAGGCACTTAAAATCGATTACGCACAGCTTGACATTGCTTCAAACGAGGACAACCGGATGTGGATGAGGGAAAACGTCCCTGGAGAAAAGAAGCCCACCAATGGCATTCCTCTTCCTCCACAGATTTTCAATGAGGAGATGTATTGTGGG GACTACGAGACATTCTTTGAAGCCAAAGAGGACAACACAGTCTTTGAATTTTTGGGACTGACACCTCCACCAGGATCTaag AGAAAACCAGCTGAGGAGGAAGAGCAG GAGGAAGGAGAAGAGGACAGG GAAGACTAG
- the LOC128029396 gene encoding adapter SH3BGRL-like isoform X8 gives MVIKVFLASSSGSTAIKKKQQDVVGFLEALKIDYAQLDIASNEDNRMWMRENVPGEKKPTNGIPLPPQIFNEEMYCGDYETFFEAKEDNTVFEFLGLTPPPGSKRKPAEEEEQEEGEEDREEEEQASEED, from the exons ATGGTCATTAAAGTATTCCTGGCATCCTCATCGGGATCGACGGCG ATAAAAAAGAAACAGCAAGATGTTGTGGGCTTTCTTGAGGCACTTAAAATCGATTACGCACAGCTTGACATTGCTTCAAACGAGGACAACCGGATGTGGATGAGGGAAAACGTCCCTGGAGAAAAGAAGCCCACCAATGGCATTCCTCTTCCTCCACAGATTTTCAATGAGGAGATGTATTGTGGG GACTACGAGACATTCTTTGAAGCCAAAGAGGACAACACAGTCTTTGAATTTTTGGGACTGACACCTCCACCAGGATCTaag AGAAAACCAGCTGAGGAGGAAGAGCAG GAGGAAGGAGAAGAGGACAGG gaggaagaggagcaagCCTCAGAG GAAGACTAG
- the LOC128029396 gene encoding adapter SH3BGRL-like isoform X2 gives MVIKVFLASSSGSTAIKKKQQDVVGFLEALKIDYAQLDIASNEDNRMWMRENVPGEKKPTNGIPLPPQIFNEEMYCGDYETFFEAKEDNTVFEFLGLTPPPGSKEAQQAENAQKLHNGSGTEEHLDDDTTKKEIAETEQNGDAHIAEPEEDDSMKAETDAQEDIAGEEEPAEEDKESRKPAEEEEQEEGEEDRDEEEELRELEEEEEQASEED, from the exons ATGGTCATTAAAGTATTCCTGGCATCCTCATCGGGATCGACGGCG ATAAAAAAGAAACAGCAAGATGTTGTGGGCTTTCTTGAGGCACTTAAAATCGATTACGCACAGCTTGACATTGCTTCAAACGAGGACAACCGGATGTGGATGAGGGAAAACGTCCCTGGAGAAAAGAAGCCCACCAATGGCATTCCTCTTCCTCCACAGATTTTCAATGAGGAGATGTATTGTGGG GACTACGAGACATTCTTTGAAGCCAAAGAGGACAACACAGTCTTTGAATTTTTGGGACTGACACCTCCACCAGGATCTaag GAGGCACAACAAGCTGAAAACGCACAAAAGCTTCATAATGGATCTGGCACAGAGGAACATCTTGATGACGACACAACA AAAAAAGAAATCGCAGAGACTGAGCAGAATGGAGATGCACACATAGCAGAGCCGGAAGAAGATGATTCAATGAAGGCAGAGACAGACGCTCAAGAAGATATCGCAGGAGAGGAGGAACCAGCAGAAGAAGACAAAGAGAGT AGAAAACCAGCTGAGGAGGAAGAGCAG GAGGAAGGAGAAGAGGACAGG GACGAGGAAGAAGAACTCAGGGAGCTTGAG gaggaagaggagcaagCCTCAGAG GAAGACTAG
- the LOC128029396 gene encoding adapter SH3BGRL-like isoform X4, with protein MVIKVFLASSSGSTAIKKKQQDVVGFLEALKIDYAQLDIASNEDNRMWMRENVPGEKKPTNGIPLPPQIFNEEMYCGDYETFFEAKEDNTVFEFLGLTPPPGSKKKEIAETEQNGDAHIAEPEEDDSMKAETDAQEDIAGEEEPAEEDKESRKPAEEEEQEEGEEDRAEDELVSEDEEEELRELEEEEEQASEED; from the exons ATGGTCATTAAAGTATTCCTGGCATCCTCATCGGGATCGACGGCG ATAAAAAAGAAACAGCAAGATGTTGTGGGCTTTCTTGAGGCACTTAAAATCGATTACGCACAGCTTGACATTGCTTCAAACGAGGACAACCGGATGTGGATGAGGGAAAACGTCCCTGGAGAAAAGAAGCCCACCAATGGCATTCCTCTTCCTCCACAGATTTTCAATGAGGAGATGTATTGTGGG GACTACGAGACATTCTTTGAAGCCAAAGAGGACAACACAGTCTTTGAATTTTTGGGACTGACACCTCCACCAGGATCTaag AAAAAAGAAATCGCAGAGACTGAGCAGAATGGAGATGCACACATAGCAGAGCCGGAAGAAGATGATTCAATGAAGGCAGAGACAGACGCTCAAGAAGATATCGCAGGAGAGGAGGAACCAGCAGAAGAAGACAAAGAGAGT AGAAAACCAGCTGAGGAGGAAGAGCAG GAGGAAGGAGAAGAGGACAGG GCAGAAGATGAGCTGGTGTCTGAG GACGAGGAAGAAGAACTCAGGGAGCTTGAG gaggaagaggagcaagCCTCAGAG GAAGACTAG
- the LOC128029396 gene encoding adapter SH3BGRL-like isoform X1 — translation MVIKVFLASSSGSTAIKKKQQDVVGFLEALKIDYAQLDIASNEDNRMWMRENVPGEKKPTNGIPLPPQIFNEEMYCGDYETFFEAKEDNTVFEFLGLTPPPGSKEAQQAENAQKLHNGSGTEEHLDDDTTKKEIAETEQNGDAHIAEPEEDDSMKAETDAQEDIAGEEEPAEEDKESRKPAEEEEQEEGEEDRAEDELVSEDEEEELRELEEEEEQASEED, via the exons ATGGTCATTAAAGTATTCCTGGCATCCTCATCGGGATCGACGGCG ATAAAAAAGAAACAGCAAGATGTTGTGGGCTTTCTTGAGGCACTTAAAATCGATTACGCACAGCTTGACATTGCTTCAAACGAGGACAACCGGATGTGGATGAGGGAAAACGTCCCTGGAGAAAAGAAGCCCACCAATGGCATTCCTCTTCCTCCACAGATTTTCAATGAGGAGATGTATTGTGGG GACTACGAGACATTCTTTGAAGCCAAAGAGGACAACACAGTCTTTGAATTTTTGGGACTGACACCTCCACCAGGATCTaag GAGGCACAACAAGCTGAAAACGCACAAAAGCTTCATAATGGATCTGGCACAGAGGAACATCTTGATGACGACACAACA AAAAAAGAAATCGCAGAGACTGAGCAGAATGGAGATGCACACATAGCAGAGCCGGAAGAAGATGATTCAATGAAGGCAGAGACAGACGCTCAAGAAGATATCGCAGGAGAGGAGGAACCAGCAGAAGAAGACAAAGAGAGT AGAAAACCAGCTGAGGAGGAAGAGCAG GAGGAAGGAGAAGAGGACAGG GCAGAAGATGAGCTGGTGTCTGAG GACGAGGAAGAAGAACTCAGGGAGCTTGAG gaggaagaggagcaagCCTCAGAG GAAGACTAG
- the LOC128029396 gene encoding SH3 domain-binding glutamic acid-rich protein-like isoform X10, giving the protein MVIKVFLASSSGSTAIKKKQQDVVGFLEALKIDYAQLDIASNEDNRMWMRENVPGEKKPTNGIPLPPQIFNEEMYCGDYETFFEAKEDNTVFEFLGLTPPPGSKEEEEQASEED; this is encoded by the exons ATGGTCATTAAAGTATTCCTGGCATCCTCATCGGGATCGACGGCG ATAAAAAAGAAACAGCAAGATGTTGTGGGCTTTCTTGAGGCACTTAAAATCGATTACGCACAGCTTGACATTGCTTCAAACGAGGACAACCGGATGTGGATGAGGGAAAACGTCCCTGGAGAAAAGAAGCCCACCAATGGCATTCCTCTTCCTCCACAGATTTTCAATGAGGAGATGTATTGTGGG GACTACGAGACATTCTTTGAAGCCAAAGAGGACAACACAGTCTTTGAATTTTTGGGACTGACACCTCCACCAGGATCTaag gaggaagaggagcaagCCTCAGAG GAAGACTAG
- the LOC128029396 gene encoding adapter SH3BGRL-like isoform X3, with protein sequence MVIKVFLASSSGSTAIKKKQQDVVGFLEALKIDYAQLDIASNEDNRMWMRENVPGEKKPTNGIPLPPQIFNEEMYCGDYETFFEAKEDNTVFEFLGLTPPPGSKEAQQAENAQKLHNGSGTEEHLDDDTTKKEIAETEQNGDAHIAEPEEDDSMKAETDAQEDIAGEEEPAEEDKESRKPAEEEEQEEGEEDREEEEQASEED encoded by the exons ATGGTCATTAAAGTATTCCTGGCATCCTCATCGGGATCGACGGCG ATAAAAAAGAAACAGCAAGATGTTGTGGGCTTTCTTGAGGCACTTAAAATCGATTACGCACAGCTTGACATTGCTTCAAACGAGGACAACCGGATGTGGATGAGGGAAAACGTCCCTGGAGAAAAGAAGCCCACCAATGGCATTCCTCTTCCTCCACAGATTTTCAATGAGGAGATGTATTGTGGG GACTACGAGACATTCTTTGAAGCCAAAGAGGACAACACAGTCTTTGAATTTTTGGGACTGACACCTCCACCAGGATCTaag GAGGCACAACAAGCTGAAAACGCACAAAAGCTTCATAATGGATCTGGCACAGAGGAACATCTTGATGACGACACAACA AAAAAAGAAATCGCAGAGACTGAGCAGAATGGAGATGCACACATAGCAGAGCCGGAAGAAGATGATTCAATGAAGGCAGAGACAGACGCTCAAGAAGATATCGCAGGAGAGGAGGAACCAGCAGAAGAAGACAAAGAGAGT AGAAAACCAGCTGAGGAGGAAGAGCAG GAGGAAGGAGAAGAGGACAGG gaggaagaggagcaagCCTCAGAG GAAGACTAG
- the LOC128029396 gene encoding adapter SH3BGRL-like isoform X5 gives MVIKVFLASSSGSTAIKKKQQDVVGFLEALKIDYAQLDIASNEDNRMWMRENVPGEKKPTNGIPLPPQIFNEEMYCGDYETFFEAKEDNTVFEFLGLTPPPGSKEAQQAENAQKLHNGSGTEEHLDDDTTKKEIAETEQNGDAHIAEPEEDDSMKAETDAQEDIAGEEEPAEEDKESRKPAEEEEQEEGEEDRED, from the exons ATGGTCATTAAAGTATTCCTGGCATCCTCATCGGGATCGACGGCG ATAAAAAAGAAACAGCAAGATGTTGTGGGCTTTCTTGAGGCACTTAAAATCGATTACGCACAGCTTGACATTGCTTCAAACGAGGACAACCGGATGTGGATGAGGGAAAACGTCCCTGGAGAAAAGAAGCCCACCAATGGCATTCCTCTTCCTCCACAGATTTTCAATGAGGAGATGTATTGTGGG GACTACGAGACATTCTTTGAAGCCAAAGAGGACAACACAGTCTTTGAATTTTTGGGACTGACACCTCCACCAGGATCTaag GAGGCACAACAAGCTGAAAACGCACAAAAGCTTCATAATGGATCTGGCACAGAGGAACATCTTGATGACGACACAACA AAAAAAGAAATCGCAGAGACTGAGCAGAATGGAGATGCACACATAGCAGAGCCGGAAGAAGATGATTCAATGAAGGCAGAGACAGACGCTCAAGAAGATATCGCAGGAGAGGAGGAACCAGCAGAAGAAGACAAAGAGAGT AGAAAACCAGCTGAGGAGGAAGAGCAG GAGGAAGGAGAAGAGGACAGG GAAGACTAG